A genome region from Rhodothermales bacterium includes the following:
- a CDS encoding winged helix-turn-helix transcriptional regulator, whose product MFTPKTDLFDPDLARLAEQAKALAHPARLAILQVLAKRDSCMCGEIVDDLPLAQASVSRHLKTLKDAGLIKGDIDGPRVCYCIDWDATTNLRRRMASFLADVSDPQPGVAECC is encoded by the coding sequence GACCCCGACCTGGCACGCCTCGCCGAACAGGCGAAGGCTCTCGCCCACCCTGCCCGACTGGCCATCCTCCAGGTACTCGCCAAACGCGACAGCTGCATGTGCGGCGAAATCGTGGACGACCTTCCACTTGCGCAGGCGTCGGTCTCGCGCCACCTGAAGACGCTGAAGGACGCAGGCCTGATCAAAGGCGACATCGACGGACCACGCGTATGCTACTGCATCGACTGGGACGCCACCACCAACCTGCGCCGCCGGATGGCATCATTCCTCGCCGACGTGTCCGATCCCCAGCCCGGTGTGGCCGAGTGCTGCTGA